A single genomic interval of Fibrobacter sp. UWB4 harbors:
- a CDS encoding restriction endonuclease, SacI family, protein MAIDIDKSVATKLLHESYKACSNMPIVNCPIKDTIDFVMNGKNCLTYRYIMFTALLAKAIDPQIDILSLQAGDTSIGAYDARSLASKVVYPFQKNILGNVLDGANSDPLVNKPGRFLRLDKSNAAAGGDPTKALEQLCDNLPKVQDSLEARKCIDYIVSMLLDAKAARDIQQSLIQENSRNMSVFRVREFMSELLDKGFGGAALVIVTTALYHLQYSDDEYKISAHPVNQSGSSKRQFSDLDVFRNDLPFIATELKDKPFSSSDVDHAAETAYKAHAKSLMFVAGRQSSFASQPPTYFDNARKKYADKGMYVGVTSIDNLIDTILSAHIDLNAAHIIDIIAKTAESIGALEAQMWVYERMSNKN, encoded by the coding sequence ATGGCCATTGACATAGATAAATCTGTAGCGACAAAATTACTTCACGAATCATATAAAGCATGTTCAAACATGCCTATAGTAAATTGTCCCATCAAGGATACTATTGATTTCGTAATGAACGGTAAGAACTGTTTGACATACCGTTATATTATGTTTACCGCTTTGCTTGCCAAGGCCATTGATCCCCAAATTGACATTTTGTCTTTACAAGCTGGCGATACATCAATTGGCGCATATGACGCTAGATCTCTAGCATCAAAAGTTGTTTATCCTTTTCAGAAAAATATTTTGGGAAATGTACTAGACGGAGCAAATAGCGATCCTTTAGTAAATAAACCAGGACGCTTTTTACGATTGGACAAATCTAACGCCGCCGCTGGTGGAGATCCAACAAAAGCGCTAGAACAACTATGTGACAATTTACCCAAAGTTCAAGATAGCCTTGAAGCTCGCAAATGTATCGATTACATCGTTTCAATGTTGCTTGATGCAAAAGCAGCTCGCGACATACAGCAATCTTTAATTCAAGAAAATTCTAGAAACATGAGCGTTTTCCGCGTTCGTGAATTCATGAGCGAATTACTGGATAAGGGATTTGGCGGAGCCGCTCTTGTCATTGTAACGACAGCTCTATACCATTTGCAATATTCGGATGACGAATACAAAATTTCAGCCCATCCCGTAAACCAATCGGGATCATCCAAAAGACAATTTAGCGATCTTGACGTATTCCGAAATGATTTGCCTTTTATAGCAACAGAATTGAAAGACAAACCGTTTTCATCCTCCGATGTTGACCATGCCGCAGAAACCGCTTACAAGGCACATGCAAAGAGTCTAATGTTTGTTGCCGGGCGACAATCGTCATTCGCATCTCAACCTCCAACTTACTTTGACAACGCCCGTAAAAAATACGCCGATAAAGGAATGTATGTCGGAGTTACATCCATCGACAACCTAATAGATACAATTCTTTCAGCACATATCGATTTAAACGCAGCCCACATAATTGACATCATCGCTAAAACAGCGGAATCAATCGGAGCGTTAGAAGCACAAATGTGGGTGTACGAGCGAATGTCAAATAAGAACTAA
- a CDS encoding DNA cytosine methyltransferase, translated as MKKSQKIDKELTAISLFSGAGGLDVGFELAGFNSVFANEFDHDAAEAWRLNRPSKSHVMVEGDIKDHITDLDKFKDIDVLFGGPPCQGFSVAGKMDPNDERSQMVWLFMEAVGKTRPKVFVMENVAALGLLDKWENVRKGIVKKGENLGYEVSFRVHHTSEYGVPEKRDRVIFIGVRKDVGAVDQFYKKLTAYKAKPQTAREVILSAGIFGEKDNPQTCTANVSLAKNPVMRRSPYAGMLVNGAGRPIDLDDIAPTLPASMGGNKTPIVDEIALHNASIPNWFKQYHTDLINGKAEPSKIKIPATIRRLTIKECAAIQTFPIGYKFSGRKTKQYKQIGNAVPCRFAEAVAKSVYDAYWGER; from the coding sequence ATGAAAAAAAGTCAAAAGATTGACAAAGAATTGACCGCAATCAGCTTGTTTTCGGGAGCAGGAGGCTTAGATGTCGGCTTTGAATTAGCCGGATTCAACTCCGTTTTTGCAAACGAATTTGACCATGACGCAGCAGAAGCATGGCGGCTTAACCGTCCTTCAAAATCTCATGTAATGGTGGAAGGGGATATTAAAGACCACATTACTGATTTAGACAAATTCAAAGATATTGATGTTCTTTTCGGCGGTCCCCCTTGTCAAGGTTTTTCTGTCGCAGGTAAAATGGATCCTAACGACGAACGATCCCAAATGGTCTGGCTATTTATGGAAGCCGTAGGGAAAACGCGCCCTAAAGTATTCGTTATGGAAAACGTAGCCGCACTTGGCTTGCTAGACAAATGGGAAAATGTTCGTAAAGGTATTGTAAAGAAAGGGGAAAATCTCGGTTACGAGGTATCATTTAGAGTTCACCATACTTCAGAATACGGTGTTCCAGAAAAACGAGATCGAGTTATCTTTATCGGCGTCCGGAAAGATGTCGGGGCCGTAGATCAGTTCTATAAAAAATTAACCGCATACAAAGCAAAACCACAAACAGCTCGTGAAGTTATCTTATCCGCTGGAATATTTGGAGAAAAAGATAATCCACAAACATGTACGGCAAATGTATCTCTTGCAAAAAATCCTGTTATGCGACGTTCTCCTTACGCAGGAATGTTAGTCAATGGTGCGGGTCGCCCAATTGACCTGGACGACATAGCCCCAACACTTCCAGCATCTATGGGCGGGAACAAGACACCTATTGTTGATGAAATCGCATTACATAACGCAAGTATTCCCAACTGGTTCAAGCAATACCATACAGATTTAATCAACGGAAAAGCAGAACCCTCGAAAATCAAAATCCCGGCTACGATCCGCAGATTAACAATAAAAGAATGTGCGGCAATACAAACATTCCCCATCGGCTATAAATTCAGTGGCCGAAAAACCAAGCAATACAAACAGATAGGAAACGCGGTCCCATGCCGTTTTGCAGAAGCTGTAGCAAAATCCGTGTATGATGCGTATTGGGGAGAACGCTAA